Proteins encoded together in one Chthoniobacterales bacterium window:
- a CDS encoding PstS family phosphate ABC transporter substrate-binding protein, with protein sequence MKLLALLLASALAATPLSAQPQPAGALRIVGSNTFGETLGPKLIAAFSKTSPGIAVTLKRPGSAEGLAALIAGQADIATTSRTATPSELAAAKSAGVRLQPQTIGSYGVCVIVNESNPVLSLKPSKVRDIFTGKITNWKQAGGPDLPIRTFILDAATGARAGFQILAMGGKPYAESARALRDYNAIASAVAGDPSAIGYAGFGSQPSGVRALLINGEPPNSAAVYEQVYPYASPLYLYTLERRETPAAKKFIRFVLSKEGQRVLQDAGYVPRLPRPPSVRPSLAP encoded by the coding sequence ATGAAACTGCTCGCCCTACTCCTCGCCTCCGCGCTCGCCGCAACCCCGCTGTCTGCCCAACCGCAGCCCGCCGGCGCACTGCGCATCGTGGGATCGAACACCTTCGGGGAAACGCTCGGACCCAAATTGATCGCGGCTTTTTCCAAAACATCCCCCGGCATTGCCGTGACTCTCAAACGTCCGGGCTCGGCAGAAGGCCTTGCCGCGCTGATCGCCGGACAGGCGGACATTGCGACGACCTCGCGGACGGCCACCCCGTCGGAGTTGGCCGCAGCGAAATCGGCCGGGGTTCGTCTGCAGCCTCAAACCATCGGAAGCTACGGTGTCTGCGTCATCGTCAACGAATCGAATCCGGTCCTCTCGCTCAAGCCTTCGAAAGTGAGGGACATATTCACCGGCAAGATCACCAACTGGAAGCAGGCGGGTGGCCCGGACCTGCCGATACGCACATTCATCCTCGATGCCGCGACCGGCGCACGCGCCGGCTTCCAGATACTCGCCATGGGAGGCAAGCCCTACGCCGAATCCGCCCGGGCTTTGCGCGACTACAACGCCATTGCGAGTGCCGTCGCCGGGGATCCGTCGGCAATCGGTTACGCAGGATTCGGATCGCAGCCTTCCGGCGTCCGCGCGCTGCTCATCAACGGCGAACCGCCCAATAGCGCGGCGGTTTACGAGCAGGTCTATCCCTACGCAAGCCCGCTTTATCTTTACACGCTTGAGCGCCGCGAAACTCCGGCGGCCAAAAAGTTCATCCGCTTTGTGCTCTCGAAAGAGGGGCAGCGCGTGCTTCAAGACGCCGGTTATGTTCCGCGACTGCCGCGACCGCCTTCGGTCAGGCCGTCCCTGGCTCCCTGA
- a CDS encoding ABC-F family ATP-binding cassette domain-containing protein, with translation MLTVSQVTKSFGGRTLFEEASLQINPGDRIGLIGPNGAGKSTLFSLILGENSPDEGSVCLQRGRTVGFLPQESAPSGDETVLQLATSVTPAMTAAYAALRGFPDEHSAEHHEAHDVFLEHDGYNLEAKAKRILAGLAFRETDHHRPARTMSGGWIMRAHLARLLVMEPDLLMLDEPTNHLDLETLGWFQSHLANYSGALLVISHDRAFLNAICDGIVEISRQRLHRYRGNYDDYLVEKRARDEQYLAAYKNQQREIAHLEDFINRFRAKASKAAQAQERIKQLARIKRLPPPENAEATVKFRFPQPPRSGQRTMVLEKVRQAYGEHVVYEELDLTIERGQRTVLVGPNGAGKSTLLKILAGLLPLEAGTRTEGHNVGVGYFAQHRTDALDVRRTVLEEAADSATGVSEQAIRTVLGSFLFRGDDVFKNVGVLSGGEKSRLALVKLLLRPPNLLLLDEPTTHLDMASINALVAALQPYEGTLVFVSHDVHFIRSLATTVLHINAGRLTPYAGDYDYYLEKTGAASDRGGLVAALQNHRPAEKPATPAERPKLGLKEIKQQRRAEAEARKAATAARRASESRHRELEQRIIALETRQRELAAILETAPNDATSFPLHRELADVTEELEQANEEWNNIASTLVSA, from the coding sequence ATGCTTACTGTCTCTCAAGTCACCAAATCCTTCGGCGGTCGCACCCTTTTCGAGGAGGCCTCGCTGCAGATCAACCCAGGCGACCGCATTGGACTCATCGGACCCAACGGCGCCGGCAAATCGACCCTCTTCTCCCTCATCCTCGGAGAAAACTCCCCCGACGAAGGTTCCGTTTGTCTCCAGCGCGGACGCACCGTCGGCTTCCTTCCGCAGGAGAGCGCACCTTCCGGTGACGAAACCGTCCTGCAACTGGCCACCAGCGTCACTCCCGCGATGACTGCCGCCTACGCCGCCCTTCGCGGATTTCCCGACGAGCATTCCGCCGAGCACCATGAAGCGCACGACGTCTTTCTCGAGCACGACGGCTACAACCTCGAAGCCAAGGCCAAACGTATCCTGGCGGGCCTCGCGTTCCGCGAAACCGACCACCACCGCCCGGCCCGCACCATGAGCGGCGGATGGATCATGCGCGCGCATCTCGCCCGACTCCTCGTCATGGAGCCCGACCTCCTCATGCTGGATGAACCGACCAACCACCTCGACCTTGAGACCCTCGGCTGGTTCCAGAGCCATCTCGCCAATTACTCCGGTGCGCTCCTCGTTATCTCCCACGACCGCGCGTTCCTCAACGCCATCTGCGACGGAATCGTGGAAATCTCCCGCCAGCGCCTCCACCGCTACCGCGGGAATTACGACGACTACCTTGTCGAGAAACGTGCCCGCGACGAGCAATACCTCGCAGCCTACAAAAACCAGCAGCGCGAGATCGCCCACCTCGAAGATTTCATCAACCGCTTCCGCGCCAAAGCCAGCAAGGCCGCCCAAGCCCAGGAACGCATCAAACAACTCGCGCGCATCAAACGCCTTCCGCCGCCGGAAAACGCCGAGGCCACCGTCAAATTCCGTTTTCCCCAGCCGCCGCGCAGCGGCCAACGCACCATGGTCCTCGAAAAGGTCCGCCAGGCCTACGGCGAGCATGTCGTCTACGAGGAACTTGACCTCACGATCGAACGCGGACAACGAACTGTCCTGGTGGGCCCCAATGGCGCGGGCAAATCCACTCTCCTCAAAATCCTCGCCGGCCTCCTCCCGCTCGAAGCCGGCACCCGCACCGAGGGTCACAATGTCGGCGTCGGTTACTTCGCCCAGCACCGCACCGACGCCCTCGACGTTCGACGGACCGTTCTCGAAGAAGCGGCGGACAGCGCCACCGGCGTGAGCGAACAAGCCATCCGCACGGTCCTAGGCTCCTTCCTCTTCCGCGGCGACGACGTCTTCAAAAATGTCGGCGTCCTCAGCGGCGGGGAAAAAAGCCGTCTTGCCCTCGTCAAACTCCTCCTCCGCCCCCCGAATCTCCTGCTCCTGGACGAGCCGACCACCCACCTCGACATGGCGAGCATCAACGCTCTTGTCGCCGCGCTCCAACCCTATGAAGGCACGCTGGTTTTCGTCAGCCACGATGTCCACTTCATCCGCTCGCTGGCGACGACCGTCCTCCACATCAATGCTGGACGCCTCACGCCTTACGCCGGCGACTACGACTACTACCTCGAAAAAACCGGCGCCGCCTCCGACCGCGGCGGACTCGTCGCCGCCCTGCAAAACCATCGTCCCGCTGAAAAGCCGGCGACACCCGCCGAAAGACCGAAACTCGGGCTCAAAGAAATCAAACAACAACGCCGCGCCGAAGCCGAAGCCCGCAAAGCCGCGACTGCCGCCCGCCGCGCCTCGGAGTCACGCCACCGAGAACTCGAACAGCGCATCATCGCCCTGGAAACCCGCCAGCGCGAACTTGCCGCCATCCTCGAAACCGCCCCCAACGACGCCACCTCATTCCCGCTCCATCGCGAACTCGCCGACGTCACTGAAGAACTCGAACAGGCCAACGAGGAGTGGAACAACATCGCCTCAACCCTCGTCAGCGCTTGA